One window from the genome of Armatimonadota bacterium encodes:
- a CDS encoding HAD-IA family hydrolase produces the protein MPVNLVVFDLGGVMIRIRHRWSEVLEELCLPVPEGFDQDRLAEHRLLTAFQEGLLGENDFLVALAGEFGLTISQAEQAHGYILDREYEGALELVRDIKSSGIQVYCLSNTNALHYREFFSGRFPVCEAFDTLLASHRLGMGKPDPRIYRHVEEVSGFKGGEIAFFDDAEKNVTAARAVGWHAETVDPAGDPPGFIRQSLAALGPLER, from the coding sequence ATGCCGGTCAACCTCGTCGTGTTTGACCTTGGCGGGGTGATGATCCGGATCCGCCACCGGTGGTCGGAAGTTTTGGAGGAACTCTGTTTGCCGGTTCCGGAAGGATTCGACCAAGACCGCCTGGCCGAGCACCGGTTGCTGACGGCCTTCCAGGAGGGCCTGTTGGGAGAAAACGATTTTCTGGTGGCGTTGGCGGGGGAGTTCGGTCTGACCATCAGCCAGGCAGAGCAAGCTCACGGCTATATCCTCGACCGGGAATACGAAGGTGCCCTGGAATTGGTCCGCGATATCAAGTCGAGCGGGATCCAGGTGTATTGCCTTAGCAACACGAATGCCCTGCATTACCGGGAGTTTTTCTCGGGCCGTTTCCCAGTTTGTGAAGCCTTCGACACGCTTTTGGCCAGCCACCGGCTAGGGATGGGGAAGCCGGATCCCCGGATCTACCGCCACGTCGAAGAGGTTTCGGGCTTCAAGGGCGGGGAAATCGCCTTCTTTGATGATGCCGAGAAAAACGTAACCGCCGCCCGGGCCGTGGGTTGGCATGCCGAAACGGTGGATCCCGCTGGCGACCCTCCAGGTTTTATTCGGCAATCACTGGCGGCTCTTGGCCCGCTTGAACGTTGA
- a CDS encoding peptidoglycan DD-metalloendopeptidase family protein produces the protein MKVEAMPVKNLSQRFPSVLLAAIALGLPCGAAKAQVAIRYNATVTAVDFPAKTVVATTESVIQPDGTELNYGTPPQNTFAVDASTPIHYANNPARWVSLREVKPGTPLAVYGRTDGGRVLADRILIQASDPNAVRQTAVVPDGQNPIEPDKVCKDRVTVPLIFPIAGKVSYSDSFLASRGGGSRRHHGQDLMSAKLNPAIACFDGVVELNVGLGNAGNTVTIYGDNGWTAEYYHMNNDTPGTDDARGTAEYCFAPGLKSGDRVNAGQLIGWVGDSGNAESTGSHVHFELWNQVTGAVYNAFPSLQAAKRLAQPVVFAPAPDLEIPKGSARYDGVIRKIDRDRKVLVVDLLATDTNGKGLTSVTKPTREFLIADDKSLFRVFGMPDGLTLDNVVVGDRISSIARMTPPGHGQELTQLFAVRNLNAQMTAPIPPNERTDAGQLAEPAPPPAGGTILLGPDDKYLENLAKEVLEEVNAQRQLKGLKDLVFDAGLARTAQAWTVSMVDGDFFDTRDERIGLSVTSLAARDGTPEATVGLVFDSLDSRALAASLIKNYARDILNPDLKTIGVGHTYIDDDPGQVQRKHYWTILFAR, from the coding sequence TTGAAGGTGGAAGCGATGCCGGTCAAGAACCTGTCCCAAAGATTCCCAAGCGTGCTCCTTGCCGCAATTGCCCTTGGACTTCCATGTGGCGCGGCGAAGGCCCAAGTGGCAATCCGCTACAACGCCACCGTCACCGCCGTCGACTTCCCAGCAAAAACCGTTGTTGCCACAACCGAGTCGGTCATCCAGCCCGATGGCACAGAGCTGAATTACGGGACACCGCCTCAAAACACCTTTGCCGTCGATGCTTCGACACCGATCCATTACGCAAACAACCCGGCGAGGTGGGTTTCACTCCGAGAGGTCAAACCAGGGACGCCGCTCGCTGTGTATGGCCGGACGGACGGAGGCCGCGTTCTTGCCGACCGGATTTTGATCCAGGCCAGCGACCCGAACGCCGTCCGCCAGACCGCCGTCGTCCCCGACGGTCAAAACCCCATTGAGCCTGACAAAGTCTGCAAAGACCGGGTTACCGTGCCCCTCATTTTCCCCATCGCTGGCAAGGTCAGCTACTCCGATTCTTTCCTTGCGTCACGGGGCGGCGGCTCCCGGCGGCACCATGGGCAAGACCTCATGTCCGCCAAGCTCAACCCGGCCATCGCTTGCTTTGACGGCGTGGTTGAACTCAATGTGGGGCTCGGCAATGCCGGAAACACGGTCACGATCTATGGCGATAACGGCTGGACGGCCGAGTACTACCACATGAATAACGACACCCCAGGCACAGACGACGCCCGGGGCACAGCCGAATATTGCTTCGCCCCCGGACTCAAATCCGGCGACCGCGTCAACGCCGGGCAACTCATCGGCTGGGTCGGAGATTCAGGGAACGCCGAAAGCACCGGATCACATGTCCATTTTGAACTGTGGAACCAAGTCACCGGGGCGGTTTACAACGCTTTTCCTTCCCTGCAAGCGGCCAAACGGCTTGCCCAACCGGTCGTTTTTGCGCCTGCTCCGGATCTTGAAATCCCCAAGGGGAGCGCACGCTACGACGGCGTCATCCGCAAAATCGACCGCGACCGCAAGGTACTGGTCGTCGACCTTTTGGCCACCGACACCAATGGCAAGGGCCTAACAAGCGTGACCAAACCCACGCGCGAATTTTTAATCGCGGACGATAAGTCGCTCTTCCGCGTTTTTGGCATGCCCGATGGGCTCACCCTGGATAACGTTGTAGTTGGGGATCGGATCAGTTCTATCGCCCGGATGACCCCGCCCGGGCACGGCCAAGAACTCACGCAACTTTTTGCGGTCAGGAACCTCAATGCCCAAATGACCGCCCCGATCCCGCCTAATGAACGCACAGATGCTGGGCAGCTCGCCGAGCCTGCGCCACCTCCTGCAGGCGGGACCATCCTCCTGGGGCCTGACGACAAGTACCTTGAAAATTTGGCCAAGGAAGTTTTGGAGGAGGTTAACGCCCAGCGGCAGCTCAAAGGGCTCAAAGACCTTGTCTTTGACGCAGGGCTCGCTCGCACCGCCCAAGCCTGGACGGTCAGCATGGTCGACGGCGATTTCTTCGACACCCGAGATGAAAGGATCGGCCTGTCGGTCACCAGTCTGGCGGCCCGGGACGGCACTCCCGAAGCGACGGTCGGATTGGTGTTCGATTCACTGGATTCCCGCGCCCTAGCTGCGTCGCTGATCAAGAACTACGCCCGGGACATCCTGAACCCTGACCTCAAGACCATCGGGGTCGGGCACACCTACATCGATGATGATCCCGGGCAAGTCCAGAGGAAGCACTACTGGACAATCCTCTTCGCCCGGTGA
- a CDS encoding prepilin-type N-terminal cleavage/methylation domain-containing protein produces MKTRAFTLIELLVVIAIIAILAAILFPVFAQAKDAAKKTQSISNLKQVGTAVAIYNSDYDDIMPASAYFVGLGTLNQVFSVYDALDPYMKNKQILVSPADGQGQSWKDRLNALGLNTMPNGVERASYIPNLGLFGENLCGFKTAKTPVTSATAMETVAGTIMFFDGYIRKSIPTLDFFTFMGMPRHADGLVINFADTHSKYYKATAINTIAADIPTPAGSRAPVYYSWRRDAVNCTTGALCRTEGQLQAVPISPVGFTLDGVVGPYNDLHGIPGSNITDSEDTAACP; encoded by the coding sequence ATGAAAACCCGTGCTTTCACCCTTATCGAACTGCTGGTCGTGATCGCGATTATCGCGATCTTGGCCGCCATCCTTTTCCCGGTTTTTGCCCAGGCTAAGGATGCAGCAAAGAAAACCCAGTCCATCAGCAACCTCAAGCAGGTTGGAACGGCGGTCGCCATCTATAACTCGGATTACGACGACATCATGCCCGCCAGCGCCTACTTCGTCGGCCTGGGAACCCTTAACCAAGTGTTCTCGGTTTACGATGCGCTTGACCCCTACATGAAGAACAAGCAGATTTTGGTCAGCCCTGCCGACGGCCAAGGCCAAAGCTGGAAGGATCGTCTGAACGCCCTTGGCCTGAACACCATGCCCAACGGTGTGGAGCGCGCAAGCTATATCCCGAACCTCGGCCTGTTTGGCGAAAACCTTTGCGGATTCAAAACGGCCAAGACCCCGGTGACCAGCGCAACAGCCATGGAAACGGTTGCCGGCACGATCATGTTCTTTGACGGTTACATCCGCAAGTCGATCCCGACCCTGGACTTTTTCACGTTCATGGGAATGCCCCGACATGCTGACGGCTTGGTGATCAACTTTGCCGACACCCATAGCAAGTATTACAAGGCGACCGCAATCAACACGATCGCAGCGGACATCCCGACCCCGGCGGGCAGCCGCGCTCCGGTTTACTACAGCTGGCGGCGCGATGCCGTCAACTGCACCACCGGTGCTCTTTGCCGCACCGAAGGCCAGTTGCAAGCCGTTCCGATCTCGCCGGTCGGATTCACCCTGGATGGCGTGGTCGGCCCCTACAACGACCTGCACGGCATTCCGGGCAGCAACATCACCGATAGCGAAGACACCGCCGCCTGCCCGTAA
- a CDS encoding 4a-hydroxytetrahydrobiopterin dehydratase: MAELTYDKLSAAGIEAELPSVPNWTIEEGELTRRFTFETYKDGLVFAVAVGYAADELNHHPELTIGIGHVRVSLVTHEAGGGLTAYDFEFARRVDRLGR, from the coding sequence ATGGCAGAACTTACGTATGACAAACTGTCGGCCGCCGGAATCGAGGCGGAACTCCCCTCGGTCCCTAATTGGACTATTGAAGAAGGGGAATTGACCCGCCGGTTTACATTTGAAACCTACAAAGATGGCCTTGTTTTCGCCGTGGCAGTCGGCTATGCCGCCGACGAACTGAACCACCACCCGGAATTGACGATCGGCATTGGCCATGTCCGGGTCAGCCTCGTCACTCATGAAGCCGGCGGCGGACTGACTGCTTACGATTTTGAATTCGCCCGACGGGTAGACCGTCTGGGACGCTGA